One Nicotiana sylvestris chromosome 12, ASM39365v2, whole genome shotgun sequence genomic window carries:
- the LOC104228545 gene encoding transcription factor bHLH100-like, with protein MLAFSSSIFPNMSSEWSFEEAQNYDQQNNNILQNEITNDLFEGLPIDHNSPSSYQQQYSKEKSFDNSLMAKKLSHNASERNRRKKMNFLYSTLRSLIPPANLKKKKLSFPATVSYVQQYIPELKKEIERLSQTKDLLLSNKAGSLVQSNNINQRNTTSSASISASPLCNGQVLVQISTTQTSFPISQVFQTLEEDGILLLNATSFKSSGEKIFHNLHFQMQGTVGMEIQSLKTKLLVMYEENQNRILT; from the exons ATGCTAGCTTTTTCCTCTTCTATTTTTCCAAACATGAGTAGTGAATGGTCCTTTGAAGAAGCACAAAACTATGATCAGCAGAATAATAATATTCTACAAAAtgagattactaacgacttgtttGAAGGTTTACCTATTGATCATAATTCTCCTTCATCTTATCAGCAACAATATTCCAAAGAAAAAAGCTTTGATAATTCATTAATGGCGAAGAAGCTAAGCCATAACGCAAGCGAACGTAATCGACGGAAGAAGATGAATTTCCTTTATTCCACTCTTCGTTCTCTGATTCCTCCTGCTAATCTAAAAAAG AAAAAGCTAAGCTTTCCAGCAACAGTATCTTATGTGCAACAATACATACCAGAGCTGAAGAAGGAAATTGAGAGGCTAAGTCAAACAAAGGATTTGCTTTTATCAAACAAAGCTGGTTCATTAGTCCAGTCTAATAATATTAATCAGAGAAATACAACTTCTTCTGCATCTATTTCTGCAAGTCCACTATGTAATGGGCAGGTTTTGGTACAGATTTCTACAACTCAGACAAGTTTTCCAATTTCACAAGTATTCCAAACTTTAGAGGAAGATGGGATTCTTTTGCTAAATGCAACGTCCTTTAAATCTTCTGGTGAAAAGATTTTTCACAACTTGCACTTTCAG ATGCAAGGGACAGTTGGAATGGAGATTCAGAGTCTGAAGACAAAACTTTTAGTAATGTATGAAGAAAATCAAAATCGTATTTTAACTTAA
- the LOC138883351 gene encoding uncharacterized protein: MSPAYHPSANGRAESMNKVVEALILVEVGEPTLKYFQANEEANNEAMLVNLELHDEHMDLALIRMEVQNQRIERYYNRKPNLHYFNVGDLVLRKVTQNNRELNGKKLGRTWEGPYRVSAVSVKRSYKLENQDGEKLPSNWNVAHLKRYYY, from the exons ATGTCTCCGGCCTATCATCCAAGCGCAAATGGTCGAGCAGAATCAATGAACAAA GTAGTAGAAGCCTTGATCCTGGTGGAAGTAGGGGAACCTACCTTGAAATACTTTCAGGCGAATGAAGAAGCAAACAACGAAGCAATGTTGGTCAATTTAGAACTACACGATGAACACATGgacttggcacttataaggatggaagttcaaaatcagagaatagaaagatattacaatcgaaAACCCAACCTCCATTATTTCAACGTGGGAGACTTGGTTTTAAGGAAAGTAACTCAGAACAACCGGGAACTCAATGGAAAAAAGCTAGGTCGAACATGGGAAGGCCCTTACCGGGTTTCAGCTGTCAGCGTGAAAAGATCATACAAATTGGAGAATCAAGATGGAGAAAAGTTGCCAAGCAACTGGAATGTGGCACACCTCAAGAGGTACTATTACTGA